In Deinococcota bacterium, a genomic segment contains:
- a CDS encoding Crp/Fnr family transcriptional regulator — translation MLSIPQASPQACIPPEVVPSTLAHPTRTLQPNDVLYEAGREASSLYIVNYGVLKAIVPTSLGRDRIADLYGPGDILGTAALDGANHAETVIAVHDACLTPIDPQQALSDRKLRDFIVQGLARQLRRSREAIDDAELPVGARVTRAFLRLSQRFGQGADEGQGIKLPLALTHEDLASLTGSSRVTITRILGELRGEGALSGTRGVYLANVKGLEAATDNYVMQAI, via the coding sequence ATGCTAAGCATTCCTCAAGCCAGCCCGCAGGCGTGCATCCCCCCCGAGGTCGTGCCCAGCACGCTCGCCCACCCCACCCGCACCCTGCAGCCCAACGATGTGCTCTACGAAGCCGGCCGCGAAGCCAGCTCGCTCTACATCGTCAACTACGGCGTCTTAAAGGCCATCGTGCCGACCTCGCTCGGCCGTGACCGCATCGCCGACCTCTACGGCCCCGGCGACATCCTGGGCACCGCAGCGCTCGACGGCGCCAACCACGCCGAGACGGTCATCGCCGTCCACGACGCCTGCCTCACCCCCATCGACCCGCAGCAGGCCTTGAGCGACCGCAAGCTGCGCGACTTTATCGTGCAGGGCCTGGCGCGCCAACTGCGCCGCAGCCGCGAGGCCATCGACGACGCCGAGCTGCCCGTCGGCGCCCGCGTCACCCGCGCCTTCTTGCGCCTGAGCCAGCGCTTCGGCCAGGGCGCCGACGAGGGCCAAGGCATCAAGCTGCCGCTCGCCCTCACCCATGAGGACCTCGCCTCGCTGACCGGTTCCTCGCGCGTCACCATCACCCGGATTCTGGGCGAGCTGCGCGGCGAAGGCGCCCTCTCGGGCACCCGCGGCGTCTACCTGGCCAATGTAAAAGGTCTCGAGGCAGCCACCGACAACTACGTCATGCAGGCCATCTGA
- a CDS encoding tetratricopeptide repeat protein: protein MPHPAYVEAFYLLGEAYEALGQREDARANYYAALSADPIHQPSRIALNRLEDEGP from the coding sequence GTGCCGCATCCGGCCTATGTCGAGGCCTTCTACCTCCTCGGCGAGGCCTACGAGGCCTTGGGCCAGCGCGAGGACGCGAGGGCGAACTATTACGCCGCGCTCTCGGCCGACCCCATCCACCAGCCCTCGAGAATCGCCCTCAACCGCCTCGAGGACGAGGGGCCCTAA